The genomic segment TGGCATCCCATACCTGGTCGCCATCTTTCTTGGCCAGAATGGTTTGCTTGATGCACCAGAGGAATTCTTCTTCGGTTTCACCTTTCCAGGCGAATACCGGGATACCGGCAGCGGCAATGGCGGCGGCGGCGTGATCCTGGGTCGAGAAAATATTGCAGGAAGACCAGCGTACTTCGGCACCCAGATCAGCCAGGGTTTCGATCAGTACGGCCGTTTGAATGGTCATGTGGATACAGCCCATGATCTTCGCACCGGCCAGTGGCTGGCTTTCCTGGTATTTGCGGCGCAGCGCCATCAGGGCAGGCATTTCGCCTTCGGCGATCTGGATTTCTTTACGGCCCCAATCGGCCAGATTGATGTCGGCGACTTTGTAATCGGTGAATTGAGTCATGTTGGCTCCTGTCTCATTGGGCGTTTAGGTCGGAGGGGCCGCCTTGGCCCCGAAGCGTGTACCACGGGATAAATGGCTTCGGTGGCACGCCACCTCCTACCTGTTTGGGTTCTGAATGCTTCGCTTTTTACAGACCGGCTGCTGCTTTCAGTGTGGCGGCCTTGTCGGTTTTTTCCCAAGTGAAGTTGGGTTCTTCACGACCGAAGTGACCGTAGGCGGCGGTGGCGCGGTAGATTGGGCGGCGCAGGTCGAGCATGTCGATGATGCCTTGCGGACGCAGGTCGAAGTGTTCGCGTACCAGTTCGGCAATTCTGTCTTCGGCAATAGTGTTAGTGCCGAAAGTATTGATGGAGATGGAAGTCGGTTCGGCTACGCCAATGGCGTAGGACACCTGGATCTCACATTTGTCTGCCAGCCCGGCGGCGACAATGTTCTTGGCGACATAGCGGCCAGCGTAGGCGGCGGAGCGGTCTACCTTGGACGGGTCTTTGCCGGAGAAAGCACCACCACCGTGACGGGCGGCACCGCCGTAGGTGTCGACGATGATTTTGCGGCCGGTCAGGCCACAGTCACCCACCGGGCCACCAATGACGAAGTTGCCGGTCGGATTAATGTGGTACAGGGTATCGGCGTGCAGCCATTCGGCGGGCAGCACCGGCTTGAGAATTTCGTCCATCACCGCTTCACGCAGGACATTCAGCGCGATGCCTTCGTCGTGCTGGGTTGACAGGACAACGGCTTCGACTGCGACGGGCATGCCGTTTTCATACCGCAGGGTGACCTGGGATTTGGCGTCCGGGCGCAACCAGTTCAGGGTGCCGTTTTTACGCAGTTCGGCCTGTTTTTCTACCAGGCGGTGAGCGTAGTAGATGGCGGCTGGCATCAATACCGGGGTTTCTTTGGTGGCGTAACCAAACATCAGCCCCTGGTCGCCAGCACCGAGGTCTTTGTTGTCGCCTTCGTCAACGCCCATGGCGATGTCGGCTGACTGCTTGCCAATGGCATTGATGACTGCACAGGATGCACCATCAAAGCCCACATCCGAGCTGTTGTAGCCAATATCGAGGATGACATCACGGATCAGGTCTTCAAGATCGACGTAGGTGCTGGTGCGAACTTCACCGGCAACGATGGCCATGCCGGTCTTGACCATGGTTTCGACAGCAACACGGGCGTAGGGGTCGTCTTTCAGAATGGCGTCCAGTACCGCATCGGAAATCTGGTCAGCCATTTTGTCTGGATGGCCTTCAGAGACCGATTCGGAGGTAAAAATGGAATATTCGCTCATGCACGGAATCCTCAATAATAACAGCAGAGCAGTCGTCTGCTCTTACAGGGTTGTTGGGTGTCACCTGATCAATCAGGCGCGATAAAACAATCGGAACTGGATCTGGAATCCATTCCGCAAGCCTAGGTACTGGCTCTGGCCTTCGCTCAAGCCGGATTCGACCGCCCAGGCGGTCAGGTCATCCGGTTCAAAACCGAGCCAGAGATCCCCGCAGGATTCTCGTGCCCAGGCTTGTTGGTGCCGACACAGGTCGGTCACCAGAAAACAGCCATCGTCGGTCAGCAAGCGGGCGACGTCGGTAAAGATCGTTTTGGGAGCCGGTACGTGATGCAGCACCATATTGGCGACCACCAAATCGAACTGGTGGCGGTGGCTCCCGCGAATGTCACTGCTATCGCCCAGCAGGCACGACACGTTGTCGAGCTGTTGCTGGTGAATACGATGCTGCGCCTTTTGCAGCATCGGGGCTGAAATATCCAGCGCCAGTACGGTGTCAAACCGGCTGGCCAATGCGGCTAAAAACGCGCCTTCGCCTGGACCAATTTCCAATGCCTGCCGGGTTGGAATATCCATGGTTGCAATCAGTCGTTCCAACGGTGCGCCATATTGGTCGTAGGACGCAATCAGGTCTTGCTGTTGCTTGAACGCTTCGGCGTTGCGGGCAAAAAATTCGGCACAGGCGGCAGCGCGGTTGGCCAGTACTCGCTGCAGGCGTTGCTCGACCTCGTTGTTCTGCGGGTCATCCAGTGCGTCCAGCGTAACCAGTGTGGCGCTCAGCCATTGTGTCCAGAGGCCGTGACCGGCCAGTAGAGGGCGGCGATAAAAAATACTGTTGCCTTCCCGTTGGCTGCTGACCAATTGTGCCTGGGCCAGAATTTTCAGGTGATGGCTCATGCTGGATTGCTTGGTGTCAAACAGCTCGCACAGTTCCAGTACGCCAAATGAGCCTCGCCCCAGTAACTGCACAATGGCCAGGCGCAGTGGATCTCCCAGAGCCTTGCAGGCGTGTGCCAGCTGCTCGGCAGACAATCTGGCGCTGGCCGCTGCTGTCGTAGTGTGTATCGTCGTAATGGGTGTCATGGGGCGGTATAGTAACAGCTTGGTTTTCTATATCAATATTTTTCAATATAGAAGATAGAGGATTGCTCAGTGGTTTGCCATGTCAGCATGTAGTGCTTGCAGAAAGTCTTCAAACGGCATCGGGCGGCCGAACAGAAATCCTTGATACAGTTCGACGTTGAGGTTTTTTAACAGCTGCCATTGTTCGACGGTTTCAACGCCTTCAGCGACGATGTGCATGTCGAGGTCGTGGCTCATTTGGATAATGGCTTTGAGAATTTTCAGGGCCCTGTCGTTAGCATCGGCATCAATAATAAAGCTGCGGTCGATTTTGACGGTATCCAGCGGTAAGTCTCTCAAGTAGCTCAACGAGGAGTAGCCAGTGCCAAAATCGTCAATGGCGAGACGAAATCCGAGGCTGCGCAAGCGATGCATAATCGCAGCAGGATCACTTTCCGGCTGCATAAACACTGATTCGGTAATTTCCAGCTCGACTCGGGAGGGATTGACACCGGCCTGCTGGCATTGAATGACAAGTTTGTCGGCCAGGTGACTGTCGAGTAATTGCCAGCCGGACAGGTTAATCGCGATATGCAGCTCTGGATTGATGGCCGTGACGGCAGCGGCGTATTGGCAACCATGGCGCAGTACGGCTTCGGCAAAGCTGGCATTCAGGCCGCCTTGTTCTATCAGCGGAATAAACACGGCGGGTGATATGTTGCCCGACGTCGCCGAGTGCCAGCGGGCGAGCATTTCGCCACCAATGATTCGCCGTTCAGTATTGAATTTGGGTTGCACATAAAATGTCAGCTGATCCTGTTCGATCGCTTGTGCCAACTCCGACATCAGACTGGCCCGATGGCTGGTTTGTTGGCCAAGGCCATCGGTATAGGCCTGGATGCGGTTTTTCCCCTGCACTTTGGCTTCGAACATGGCAGTGTCGGCGTGGCGGATCAATTCGGCAGCATCGGTTCCGGGTTGGCAGGTTTCGGCAATACCGATACTGGCTGACAGGCGGATGCTGCTGCCGCCAAGGTCGATCGGCTCGCGTATCGCGTCCATAATAGCCGTAGGCAACGAATCCGGTTGGTTGACAGGCGGCCACCAGGCAATGACAAATTCATCGCCGCCCCAGCGGGAAACCAGTCCATCGGCAGGTGCCAGTCGTTGCATGCGATGCGCCTGTGTTACCAATAGAACGTCGGCGGCAATATGGCCAAATTCGTCATTAACGGCTTTGAAGCCGTCAAGGTCGAGAAACATAACCCGTAGCGGTTGCTGGGTGGTTACTTGCTGCAGCATTGAGGTGACGACTTCGTTCAAGGTGCCACGGTTGGCGAGGTTGGTCAGGCTGTCGTGCTGGGTCATATGTTGCAGCGCGCAATCAGCCCGCTTGCGTTCACTCATGTCGCGCAGCGTGACGATGCTGTAATGATGGCGGGCGTCATCTGGCTGGAAATGGGAAAGCGACACTTCCAGGGGTAACGCCGGCATAAAATCCGCATGCATGGTGGACCGGAATGTCTGGTTACCCTGTGCTGCAGGGGAGCGGTCAGCTACTTCATCGGCACAGATAAAGTCGTTTAATGATCGCTGTCCGACGCTGCCTTCTGTGAGTCGGAATAGTGAGTAAAAGGCTTGGTTGGCCTCAATAATACTGCCGTGGTGATCGATAATCAGCATGGCATCGAGGGTGCTGGAAAAGGCCCGCGCCATCAGCCGGAACGATTCCTGCATGTGATGATGGTTGGTGACGTCTCGAACGGTTCCGGTAATACGGGAAGGGAAGCCTTCCTTATCGTGTTCTACGACGCGTCCCCGACAATGAAGCCAGCACCAGGACTCTGGATTATCGATGCTCTGGTTGTTTTTGTGGCTGTCCGGATGTGGCGATTGGGCCAAAGCGATGGCATCTTCCCGGCTCTGGATGCGGGTTGGGCAGGAAGGTGGCCGGTAGCGCACGACAATATCCAGGGTATTGATACTGTCAGATAGAAGCAGGTGCCAGTTGGTGCGCAAGGTTTCCTGGTCATCTGGGTGCACCCGGCGTATGACCTGGCCGGTATTACCCCAGCTGCGGGTCGCATTGGCGGCATCTTCTGGAAAGCCCTGCAGTTCGTAAATCTGATGTTCGGCATCCCAGTCCCAGATGGATTCATTACCCGCCCACAGTGCCAGTTCCAGTTTGTGACGGTCACGGGCACCCAGTTGCAGGGCTTCGTACAACTCGACCGACTTTTCTGTCAGTAAACGCTCGGCTTCTTTACGAGCGGCACGTTCCCGTTGTATCCGGCGTTCCAGCACAGCGGCCGGATCCGAAAGGGTTGGTGCCTCGACGTTGAGATCAGATTTGGACACGGAATACGGTAGCATCGTTGGAGCCAGGATCAGGTTGCTGGCTGATGATCAGTTGCTGGTGGCCAAAATAGTTTCCTGCGCCTTCGATCAGCCCAATAGCCAGTGGCTCCAGATGATTTTTGGATCGATATTCCAGCTCCATACAGTCTCTTGATTGGGACATTACCCGGAAAGTCGGCAGCGTGGCTTCCGAGTAAAGCTTGAGTACTTCTTTATGAATATCGTTATCGAGTGTCGCCAGCAGGTCAAACAAGGAGTGCTTGTTGGCCAATAGTTCAGCATGGCTGCGGGTAAATGAGTTGAACAAATAACGACCGAAGGCTTGTACCAGATCGGGAACCGGAGTGCCGGTTTTTTCGGATAACAGCGTTACCAGCGACAGGATTTCTTCGGCATTATAATAGCCAACCGCAGTGTAGGCCCCGCCATTCGGAAGATTGGCGGCCGTCAGAATTTCATCTGCCAGCTCTGGCGAGAAAGTATCTTCGACCATTTCTACCAGTTCGGTAAAAATCATGCCCAGCATCGGTCTGGCTCCCATCGGTTAGATATAGCGAAAACTATAGGACTGTGGCGACCATTCTGCCAGTTCCGAACGCTAATTTTTCTGCCTGGGTAACGGATGAATTCGCCAGGCTGCCCCGTTTGGCGTGGTGATCCTGTGCTGGCCCGCCAGCATGCGATGATCCGCCATTAAAATGAAAAATTCGATAATACCCATCGCCAGCGGTAAAAATCACTAACATCCTTACTGCCAGAATGTGCTAATACGGGTGAATGGGCGCTTTGTGAATATGTCAGCGGTTTGTCTTGAACACAGCGGCCAGCTAGCGGGTGTCGTGGGTGTTTGAGGATCCAGCAACGTGCTTTAATCGAATCAAACCAGTCTGAAAGACAGGCCGCAGACAACTACAACAATTTAATGAACCGTTTTTGGAGGCGTTATGCATCCCGTCGTTGAGCAGGTAACCCAGCGCATTATCAAGCGTAGCCAATCCACTCGTCGTGCCTATCTGTTACAAATGAAAGCGGCCGAAGAGCAGGGCGTACATCGGGGAACCTTGTCCTGTGGCAACCTGGCACATGGTTTTGCCGCTTGTAACCCGCACGACAAGGATGTGCTGAAAATGGTCAACCAGGTCAATGTGGCCATGGTGTCGGCCTACAACGACATGTTGTCTGCTCACCAGCCATTTGAGTCCTATCCGAATCAGATTCGTGAAGCAATTCGCGACGTCGGCTCGGTGGCCCAATTTGCCGGTGGTGTGCCAGCCATGTGCGACGGTGTGACCCAGGGCCAGCCGGGTATGGAATTGTCGCTGTTCAGTCGCGACGTGATTGCCATGGCGACGGCGGTGTCACTGTCGCACAACATGTTTGATGCTGCTCTCTACCTTGGCGTGTGTGACAAAATTGTGCCGGGCTTGCTAATGGGGGCGCTGCGCTTTGGCCATTTGCCCACCGTGTTTGTTCCGGCTGGGCCAATGCCATCCGGCTTGCCAAACAAGGAAAAAGCCCGCATTCGCCAGGAGTACGCTCAAGGTAAAATTGGCCGTGATGAATTGCTGCAATGCGAGTCGGATTCTTACCACAGCGCTGGCACCTGTACGTTTTATGGCACGGCCAACTCCAACCAGATGATGGTCGAGATGATGGGTTTGCACTTGCCGGGGTCTTCTTTCGTGAATCCGGGCACCGAATTGCGTGAACAACTGACTCGCTACGCGGCGCAACAAGCGGTGCGCCTGACCGCCCAAAACGGCCGGTTTACGCCGATGTACGAAATCGTTGACGAAAAATCCCTGGTGAACGGTATCGTGGCTTTGCTGGCCACTGGCGGTTCCACCAACCACACCATGCACATTATTGCCATTGCGGCGGCGGCCGGGGTGATTATTGACTGGCAGGATTTTTCTGATTTGTCTGACGTCGTGCCCCTGATTGCCCGTGTTTATCCCAACGGCGAAGCTGATATCAACCATTTCCACGCAGCAGGTGGTGTGGGTTATATCGTCCGTGAATTGCTGGGTGCCGGTTACCTGCACAACGACGTGATGACGATTATGGGGCACGGTTTGTCCCTTTATACCCAAGAGCCATTCCTGCAAGACGGCAAACTGGTCTGGCGTGAAGGCACGGCAACCTCGCTCGACGATAAGGTTCTGCGTCCTGCCTCTGCTCCGTTCTCAACCAACGGCGGGCTGAAATTATTACGTGGCAACCTCGGTCGTGGGGTGATCAAAGTATCTGCTGTGGCCGAAGAACACCGGGTGGTTGAAGCGCCCGCCATCGTCTTTAACGACCAGGATGACCTCGCCGATGCCTTCAAGCGCGGCGAGCTGGAAAAAGATTTTATTGCGGTAGTGCGCTATCAGGGGCCAAACGCCATTGGTATGCCGGAGCTGCACAAACTCACGCCCTATCTGGGCACCCTGCAAGACAAGGGATTCAAGGTCGCGCTGGTCACTGATGGCCGTATGTCCGGTGCCTCCGGTAAAGTCCCGGCGGCTATTCATGTGTGGCCTGAAGCACGCCTGGGCGGGCCGCTGGCCTGTGTGCAAGACGGCGACATCATTCGGTTGAATGCGAGCACTGGCGAGCTGCAGCTGTTGGCTGACAACGCCAGCTGGTTGCAGCGCCCGGCGTCAGAACCCGCCGTGGTTAAGCAACACAGCCTGGGTATGGGGCGTGAATTGTTTGGCCCAATGCGCAGCCAGGTGAATGAAGCCGAGCGCGGCGCAACGGTATTCAGCTTTATAACCGATGCCGACCTGGTGCCACAGCAACTGCTTGGTGACAGTTCCGAAGCTGGCCGTAATTCCGAGATCGAAGCATGACTCGAGCCGTCAGCAGTAGTGGAGTAACAGCCGTTCAGGGAGAGCGGGTGCTAGTGGGAGACATTGGTGGCACTAACGCCCGTTTTGCCCTGGTGAAGCCCGGTACGGTTGAACTGACCAATATTGTCACGCTGGCTACCGCTGACTTTCCCGGTATCGAAGCGGCGATTCATTGTTACGCCGAACAGGTAGGAGCAAGCGGTATTTACCGGGCTTGTCTGGCGCTGGCTTGTCCGGTTGATGGCGACGATATCGATATGACCAACAATCACTGGTTGTTCCGCCGTCAGCAGCTGATGAACCATCTGGGGCTGAAGCAGCTCAAACTGGTGAACGACTTCACTGCCATGGCATTAGGCATGCTTCACCTGCAACCTCATGAACTGCTTGACGTCCATCGTGGTGATTCCGGTCTTTATTCAGCGGAACGTGCCGCCCGGTTGGTGATTGGCCCCGGCACCGGCCTCGGGGTCTCTGGCCTGATGCCTGTTCGCGATGGCTGGGTGCCGCTGTCTGGGGAAGGGGGTCATGTCAGCTTTGCGCCGACCAATGCGGAAGAAAGCGCTATCCTGCAAGGCCTGCAAAAACGCTACGCTCGGGTATCGGTGGAACGTATTTTGTCTGGTCAGGGCCTGCTGGAACTGTATCAGGTGATGGCCGATATCGAAGGTTTGGCGGCGGTGTGTCGCAGCCCGGTGGCAATCACCGCTCAGGCACAAGCAGACGAGCACTCGTTAGGTCGCCGCGCCCTGAACCGTTTTTTTGCCATACTGGGTGCGGTCACCGGAGATCAGGCACTCACTCTGGGTGCCCGTGGGGGAGTGTACGTGTGTGGTGGTATTTTGCCACGAGTGCACGACCTGTTCCTGGCCAGTGGCTTCCACGCCGCCATGGTCAACAAGGGACGTTTTGCTCAATACTTGGCCGATGTGCCGGTATGGCTTTGTCTCGCCGAAAACCCCGGCCTGCTCGGTGCGGCGGCGGCACTGGATAACGACGAAGTACGTGGTTAAGCAGCAGAGTAAATCCCTTTCCCTTCGTGACCAATTTGTCCAGCGGGTGTAGTCAAACCTGATCGCCAGGTACATGACTGCCTCGAAATAACGGCGATTAAAAATCGATTCAACATGTTCATTTAGCACTTATAAACTCGCTTCCTGCGTCACTTTAACGCCTGCATCCCTGTGGGCGTGCGCATTATCGTCGATTGTTGCCTTGTTCTTTCGTCGCGCGCTACATTTTTAGCGGCCCTTTTTTACTATTGCACCACCCATCTCTCAGTTTGAGTCTGAATAAGCGAAGCGTATTTACCGGGGTAGTTGTTGGCGATTGGCTCGGGCGTCAGAGTTTCTCATTTCAAATCTTAAATCAAATGATAATGATTTGTATTAAAAAGTAAAGAGAGGTACGATTGCGTTTTCCATTCTGATGATAAATCAATCAATATTGGAGGGACGTAATGAATCGTCTTTATTACCCGGTTTTTCTGGCCTCTCTGGCACTGGCAGGCTGTGGGTCAGATTCCGACTCCAGCTCACCGCAGGACACCGAACAACCTGAAGTGTTTAATATCACACCAGCTGATCAGTCCAATGTGTCTTCTGCTGCAATTACGATTGAAGGCAATATGACGGATAACGAGGCTATCCGCTCGGTCTCCGTGCTTTATGGCGGGCAAACAATGGCTGCCGCTTTTGATGGTGACCGTTTTTCTGCTGACCTGACCCTGACCGAGGGTGAAAACCGGGTGGAAATCACCGCCACGGACACTGCGGGTAATGCCCATACAGACATTCGCACGATCGTTCTCGATACTCAGCCCCCGGAGCTGACATTCGTCTTTCCGTCCAGTGGCCATGCAACCCAGGCACTCACCACCACCGTGCGTATTGATGCTGCCGATAATCAGTCGGTAGCTTCGGTGAGCGTGGTAATGGACGATCAGACCGTGATTGCGGAAGAGGTCGATGGCCAGTATCTGGCCCGTATGGTGATGGTTCCGGGCAGCAATAGTTATCAGGTGACGGCAACCGATATGGCGGGTAACAGCACCTCGGCAACCCATACGGCCTATTTGGGTAAGCAGGTGATGGGCGGTAATGCTCACTCTGGTGCCATTCGCCCGGATGGCACCTACACCTGGGGTCGTAATAATTATGGCCAAACGGGGCTCGGTTTTGTCTCAGATCCGAGTAAAGACCTGAATATTGATGAGCATCCGTTTGCACCGCTCAGAATGACCGTGGAACCGAGCTTTATTTCTCTGGCATTTGGTCAGAATACCTCCGCTGCATTGGCAGACGACGGCACGGTATGGACTTGGGGCAATGGTGGTGATGGCCAGTTGGGACAAGGGCTAACCGGCTCCGATACGCTGAATGAAGATGATTCCTCTATACCACTTCAGGTCATCGGTATCACCGATGCCGTTGCCGTAACGCGAGGGTATAACCAGACGCTGGTTTTGCATCAGGACGGCACTGTATCGGCCTATGGCAATAATCGGTATGGCCAGCTGGGTGATGGCACAACGGCAGATCGGGATATAGCGGTCAAGCCGAATGTCAGTAATATCGTTCAGATTGCGTCGGGGGCTTCTTTTTCCTTGGCCGTTGATCGTGATGGCCGGGTCTGGAGTTGGGGGCAAAATAACTCTGGCCAATTGGGGCTGGGAACTGAAGATACAGATGCTCATCCGACCCCCATGGAAGTCAGTATTGACGAACCCATCGAAGCGGTTGTAGCAGGCAAAGGCCATGTTCTGGCCATTGCCCGCAGCGGTGTGGTGTATGGTTGGGGACTGAATTACAGCAGCCAGATCGGCTTGTACGATAGTGATAATGAAGACCCTGAATGGCCTCGAGAAGTAACCAGTCCCAAAAAACTGCCCTGGTTTGATGATGCGGTAGCTGTCTGGGCCAATGGTAACCAGAGCTTTGCCGAACGTCAGGATGGCCTGGTGTACCCGTGGGGACAAAATATGCTCGGAACATTAGGGCTGGAACAGGATGGTGATGTGACATTCCCATCGTCGTCAGTGTTCGGCTTCGATCAGGTCGTGGATCTCGGTAATGGTGCCTTGCACACCATTGGAATGCGTCAGGATGGCAGTGTGTTCTCCTGGGGATGGAGTTTTCAGGGCTCGCTTGGCGGTGGCGACGGTACCATCGACCGTTGGACGTATAGGGTGCCAACCCTGGTGATGTCCTCTATTCAGCCATGACAATACGATTATTCCCGACAAACCGGAATCAGGTGGTCGCCCGATGGGCGGCCATTTTGTTCGTTGGCTTGGCCGTGACAGGCTTTAGTGGCTGTGGTTCCGAGCAGCCGTCTCGAAACAGTGATACGGTCGCAGTCACACCTCCCGAGCAATCAGAGCCACGGGAGTGGCAAGCGGTGGGTGGCAGTGCAACGGTGGCATTCAGGGACGATATGGCCTTTCTGCAATTTATACCAGATCTGGATCTTGGCTCAGCTCCGACAGTTTCCCAGGGGCGAGAGCTGTTTGTTGCCAACTGGACCGCTGCGCCAGGTAGCCGGACGCTGCTCGATGGATTGGGGCCGTTGTTTATCGCTGATGCCTGTGCGGATTGTCATCTCGTCTCTGGCCGTGCCGCCAGCCTGAATGACGATGGCACAACCTCCCCCGGTATTTTGTTCCGGCTTGGTACTGCGGATGGACAGCCAGACACTCGTTTGGGTGGCCAGCTGCAAACGGCAGCGACAGTCGATGTGCCAGAAGGACGGGTTACCTGGCAGGATATTGGCTTGGGGCGCCCACAATTTCAGTTGTCTGAGACTGACCAATTACTGGACGATGGCGTCCATCTTGGGCCTCGCCTGTCACCACAGTTGACCGGTGTCGGCCTGTTACAACAGATACCGGAAGCCCAGATTCTGGAGTGGCACGACCCGGACGATCAGGATCAGGACGGAATCTCCGGCCGCGCACATTGGATCGAGCGTGAAGGCGTTAGCTGTGTTGGTCGATTTGGCTGGAAGGCAATGCAATGCACATTGCGTGGTCAGAGCGCTGCGGCCCTGCATCAGGACATGGGGCTGACAACAGCGCTTAATCCGGCAGAACCCTGTACCGCATACCAGTCGATTTGCGCGGATCAGCCTAGCGGCGGTGACCCGGAAGTCTCATTGGACAGTCTGAATGCCATTAATGACTTTCTGACGCTGCTGGCGGTGTATGAACGCCGAATTACCGACCAGACGCAATTTGATCTTGGTGCCGACCTGTTCGAGCAAATTGGCTGCGACAACTGTCATCGCCCGATGCTGACCACCGGCAACCAGTCACTGTTCGAGACGCTGAATCAGCAAACGATCTATGCCTATACCGACTTGCTGTTACACGATATGGGCGCTGAATTGAGCGATGGTGTACAGGAGGGGAACGCCAATGGCCGCGAATGGAAAACGCCACCACTGTGGGGGCTGGGGCTGATAGAAGGTATCGGAAATTCACGGTTTTTGCATGATGGGCGTGCCCGGACACTGCCAGAGGCGATTCAATGGCATGGCGGGGAATCGTCAGCGTCGCGTGAAGCCTGGGAGATATTAGCCGAGGAAGATCAACAGGCTCTGTTGGTTTTCTTGAGAGGGATATAGCCGGTCACAAGTGAGCACCGGGAGAGCACTGAGACGGGACAGCAAATGGGTCGCCAGCAGGGGAAAAAATTTCCCCTCTGGCTCGCTATTAGGGTCTGTTCAGCCTGCTGCTTATCCGGCTTCGGCCATATCATCAGCCCATTGACGGTGTTCGCTCACAATCTGACTGACCCAACGATTAACCCGCTCGTCGGTGAGTTCGAATTGCTGGTCTTCATCAATCGCCAGTCCGCAGAACAACCTGCCGTCTTCCAGCGTCGCCAGCGAGGCATCAAATTCATAGCCACTGGTGGGCCAGTAACCCACA from the Candidatus Thalassolituus haligoni genome contains:
- a CDS encoding di-heme oxidoredictase family protein, producing MTGFSGCGSEQPSRNSDTVAVTPPEQSEPREWQAVGGSATVAFRDDMAFLQFIPDLDLGSAPTVSQGRELFVANWTAAPGSRTLLDGLGPLFIADACADCHLVSGRAASLNDDGTTSPGILFRLGTADGQPDTRLGGQLQTAATVDVPEGRVTWQDIGLGRPQFQLSETDQLLDDGVHLGPRLSPQLTGVGLLQQIPEAQILEWHDPDDQDQDGISGRAHWIEREGVSCVGRFGWKAMQCTLRGQSAAALHQDMGLTTALNPAEPCTAYQSICADQPSGGDPEVSLDSLNAINDFLTLLAVYERRITDQTQFDLGADLFEQIGCDNCHRPMLTTGNQSLFETLNQQTIYAYTDLLLHDMGAELSDGVQEGNANGREWKTPPLWGLGLIEGIGNSRFLHDGRARTLPEAIQWHGGESSASREAWEILAEEDQQALLVFLRGI
- a CDS encoding Ig-like domain-containing protein is translated as MNRLYYPVFLASLALAGCGSDSDSSSPQDTEQPEVFNITPADQSNVSSAAITIEGNMTDNEAIRSVSVLYGGQTMAAAFDGDRFSADLTLTEGENRVEITATDTAGNAHTDIRTIVLDTQPPELTFVFPSSGHATQALTTTVRIDAADNQSVASVSVVMDDQTVIAEEVDGQYLARMVMVPGSNSYQVTATDMAGNSTSATHTAYLGKQVMGGNAHSGAIRPDGTYTWGRNNYGQTGLGFVSDPSKDLNIDEHPFAPLRMTVEPSFISLAFGQNTSAALADDGTVWTWGNGGDGQLGQGLTGSDTLNEDDSSIPLQVIGITDAVAVTRGYNQTLVLHQDGTVSAYGNNRYGQLGDGTTADRDIAVKPNVSNIVQIASGASFSLAVDRDGRVWSWGQNNSGQLGLGTEDTDAHPTPMEVSIDEPIEAVVAGKGHVLAIARSGVVYGWGLNYSSQIGLYDSDNEDPEWPREVTSPKKLPWFDDAVAVWANGNQSFAERQDGLVYPWGQNMLGTLGLEQDGDVTFPSSSVFGFDQVVDLGNGALHTIGMRQDGSVFSWGWSFQGSLGGGDGTIDRWTYRVPTLVMSSIQP